In the Negativicutes bacterium genome, one interval contains:
- a CDS encoding copper amine oxidase N-terminal domain-containing protein, which yields MKIKRIIILICTMIILFTSSLPIILAEDTKARVEFVASEPDANGYFTLTMSVANAKFNAFQFVLRYNKNSLQPIDQSTLQATDSFFRFAEIPESNDWMSTIGTEIDPSLGLIDFTGYVSPGNYVAVDAAKIDNAANIGAAGLILFEFHFQRINAEPVMIEIAKAETNKASRMNFPEGSALVYGGTSLAAAISITLPPSLGQSTTIDTSDFPVEEVANVNENQNPNPDAGSAQNTGEIRPATVAERLKDTLILQIGNYAAASNGVLCHIYPGEKAVTPYIKDSRTFIPIRFVAEKLGMTVEWNANYRTVSFYKDGKVLCMTIGALEFTIDNVAYSMDTVAEITMDRTMVPIRFVAQALGHAVEWNPESQMIYITRNELPWDFSNEVEKQATSDVSLILSPLLRDFV from the coding sequence ATGAAAATCAAAAGAATCATCATTCTTATATGCACCATGATCATTCTGTTTACTTCAAGTCTTCCCATAATCTTGGCTGAAGATACCAAGGCAAGAGTTGAATTCGTCGCAAGTGAACCCGATGCCAATGGTTATTTTACACTCACCATGTCGGTTGCGAATGCAAAGTTTAACGCATTTCAATTTGTTTTACGGTATAATAAAAATTCGCTTCAACCAATCGATCAAAGCACGCTTCAAGCAACGGATTCATTTTTTCGCTTCGCGGAGATCCCTGAAAGTAATGATTGGATGTCTACTATCGGTACAGAGATTGATCCTAGCTTAGGACTGATCGATTTTACCGGTTATGTATCGCCAGGAAATTATGTAGCCGTTGATGCAGCGAAAATAGATAATGCAGCGAATATTGGTGCTGCGGGATTGATTTTATTTGAATTTCATTTTCAGCGTATCAATGCAGAACCGGTCATGATTGAAATAGCGAAAGCGGAAACGAATAAAGCAAGCAGGATGAATTTTCCTGAAGGCAGTGCATTAGTATATGGGGGTACTTCGTTGGCAGCGGCCATTTCCATCACCCTGCCGCCTAGTTTAGGGCAAAGTACCACCATAGATACTTCGGATTTTCCAGTTGAAGAAGTTGCAAATGTTAACGAGAACCAAAACCCGAATCCAGACGCAGGCAGTGCTCAAAACACAGGAGAAATTAGACCTGCAACGGTAGCCGAGCGGCTGAAAGATACACTAATTTTACAAATTGGTAATTATGCCGCAGCTTCAAATGGAGTGTTATGTCATATTTATCCTGGAGAAAAGGCGGTAACTCCCTATATAAAAGATAGCAGAACATTTATACCAATCCGATTCGTTGCAGAGAAATTGGGGATGACGGTAGAGTGGAATGCAAATTACAGAACAGTAAGTTTCTATAAAGACGGAAAAGTATTGTGCATGACAATCGGTGCACTGGAATTTACGATTGACAACGTTGCTTATTCAATGGATACTGTTGCTGAGATTACCATGGATCGAACCATGGTGCCGATTCGATTTGTAGCACAAGCGCTTGGTCACGCTGTTGAATGGAATCCGGAGAGCCAAATGATTTATATAACCCGTAATGAACTTCCATGGGATTTTTCCAA